The Trinickia acidisoli genome includes a window with the following:
- a CDS encoding cysteine dioxygenase family protein, translated as MTIIETFPTQCSDFSDKIRSLVGLPTDKLLSGLSSVLGSIREKYRLADDDLPHVSGQGYSRHLLHSDEDGLFSVMLLIWRPGGFSPVHSHWTWCGYVVLDGMLHEDRLRWDIASKQAVVRDCIERVPGDVVVSSPGLHDIHRLGNTCQEIAVSLHVYGVNRDATMTHVNRVLPG; from the coding sequence ATGACAATAATTGAAACTTTTCCGACTCAGTGTTCCGATTTTTCCGACAAGATTCGATCTCTTGTGGGGCTACCGACAGACAAACTGCTGAGTGGGTTGTCCTCGGTACTTGGCAGCATTCGCGAAAAATATCGACTTGCGGACGATGATCTGCCCCATGTCTCCGGACAGGGGTATAGCCGGCATCTTCTGCATTCGGATGAAGACGGGTTGTTTTCCGTCATGCTGCTGATTTGGCGGCCGGGCGGATTCAGTCCCGTTCACTCGCACTGGACGTGGTGTGGTTACGTCGTGCTCGACGGCATGCTGCATGAGGACCGTCTGCGTTGGGACATAGCCAGCAAGCAGGCCGTGGTTCGCGACTGCATCGAGCGGGTGCCGGGCGACGTCGTGGTATCGAGCCCGGGTCTCCACGACATTCATCGATTGGGGAACACATGTCAGGAAATAGCCGTTTCACTTCACGTCTATGGCGTGAATCGGGATGCCACGATGACTCACGTGAATCGCGTGCTGCCCGGCTAG
- the pepN gene encoding aminopeptidase N gives MSISATPPATRRADYTPPAFLIDTVDLEFDLTPERTVVRNTMRVRRNPTVVRASNLELAGEQLEFIRAAVDGHPNVNVRVHERGLTVYDVPDCFELTVTGTCHPAANTTLMGLYVSGGNFFTQCEAQGFRRITWFLDRPDVMSVYTVTLRAEKSAYPVLLSNGNLLDQGDLPEGRHYAKWEDPFKKPSYLFALVAGKLVAREARIKTGSGKEKLLQVWVEPQDLDKTGHAMDSLIRAIRWDEVCFGLELDLDRFMIVAVSDFNMGAMENKGLNIFNTKCVLANPETATDTDFANIESIVGHEYFHNWTGNRVTCRDWFQLSLKEGLTVFRDQAFSAAVAGGNESEAARATKRIEDVCILRQMQFGEDAGPMAHPVRPERYVEINNFYTATVYRKGAEVVRMYQTLVGEGGFRKGMDLYFQRHDGQAVTCDDFRLAMADANGRDFSQFERWYSQAGTPRVRVTTHYDDATRLYGVTLAQEYGDASPAARATQREPLLIPFSIGLVGRDGADVPLRLEGETEARGTTRVLELAQAEQCFTFVDIPEKPLPSLLRNFSAPVIVEYDYGNDELAFLLAHDSDPFNRWEAGQRLATRELLALAEQVRQARSLEMSDTLINAFRSVLTDESLSPSFRALSLTLPTEIYLAERMAVSDPAAVHAARRYVRQRLGQALREAWLATYERHLTPGVYEATAEAAGRRALKCSALAYLSELDDPADAVRLATRQYDMANNMTDRIGALSALLNAAAGTGDDVANRPLDDFYTRFEHDPLVIDKWFALQATQRGHAQCPVIDVVRALTHHRAFTLKNPNRARALISSFCGANPSQFHATDGSGYAFWVEQVLALDAINPQVAARLARTLELWRRFTPVLSAQMRTALEQVELNARSLDVREIVQKALV, from the coding sequence ATGTCTATTAGCGCTACGCCTCCGGCCACTCGGCGCGCCGACTATACGCCGCCCGCCTTCCTGATCGACACCGTCGACCTCGAATTCGATCTCACGCCGGAGCGCACCGTCGTCCGGAACACGATGCGTGTGCGCCGTAATCCCACTGTCGTACGCGCATCGAACCTCGAACTGGCAGGGGAACAACTCGAATTCATTCGCGCGGCGGTTGATGGTCATCCAAACGTGAACGTGCGTGTACACGAGCGCGGACTCACGGTGTACGACGTACCGGATTGTTTCGAGCTTACTGTCACCGGCACGTGTCATCCGGCAGCCAACACGACGCTGATGGGCCTTTACGTGTCGGGTGGCAATTTCTTCACGCAGTGCGAAGCGCAGGGTTTTCGGCGCATTACGTGGTTCCTCGATCGCCCAGACGTCATGTCCGTCTATACCGTCACGCTGCGGGCGGAGAAGAGCGCCTATCCGGTACTGCTATCGAACGGGAACTTACTCGATCAGGGGGATCTCCCCGAAGGCCGGCATTACGCAAAATGGGAAGACCCGTTCAAGAAGCCGAGTTATCTCTTCGCGCTCGTTGCGGGCAAACTCGTTGCACGCGAGGCACGCATCAAGACGGGCTCCGGAAAGGAAAAATTGTTGCAGGTGTGGGTGGAGCCGCAGGACTTGGACAAGACGGGCCACGCGATGGATTCCTTGATTCGCGCAATCCGTTGGGACGAAGTGTGTTTCGGTCTAGAGCTCGATCTCGATCGCTTCATGATCGTCGCCGTGAGCGACTTCAACATGGGTGCGATGGAGAACAAAGGGCTGAACATCTTCAACACGAAGTGCGTTTTGGCGAACCCGGAAACCGCGACCGACACCGATTTCGCCAACATCGAGTCCATTGTCGGTCATGAGTATTTCCACAATTGGACCGGCAATCGCGTGACTTGCCGCGACTGGTTCCAATTGAGTCTCAAGGAAGGTTTGACGGTATTTCGCGATCAAGCGTTTTCCGCCGCGGTGGCGGGCGGAAATGAGAGCGAGGCCGCGCGCGCGACGAAGCGCATCGAGGACGTGTGCATCTTGCGCCAGATGCAGTTCGGCGAGGATGCCGGGCCGATGGCGCATCCGGTACGTCCCGAGCGTTATGTCGAGATCAACAACTTCTACACGGCGACGGTCTATAGAAAGGGCGCGGAAGTCGTTCGCATGTATCAGACGTTGGTCGGCGAGGGTGGCTTTCGCAAGGGCATGGATCTTTACTTCCAACGGCATGACGGCCAGGCCGTGACTTGTGACGACTTCCGGCTCGCGATGGCCGATGCCAACGGGCGCGACTTCTCGCAATTCGAGCGTTGGTATAGTCAAGCGGGCACACCACGCGTACGCGTGACGACGCACTATGACGATGCCACCCGGCTCTACGGCGTCACGCTCGCCCAGGAATACGGCGATGCTTCACCGGCTGCGCGCGCAACGCAACGTGAGCCGCTGCTCATTCCATTTTCCATTGGTCTCGTTGGGCGAGACGGTGCGGATGTCCCGCTGCGACTCGAGGGCGAGACGGAAGCGCGCGGGACGACGCGCGTGTTGGAACTCGCGCAGGCCGAACAGTGCTTCACGTTTGTCGATATACCCGAGAAGCCGCTGCCGTCGCTACTGCGCAATTTCTCGGCGCCGGTGATCGTCGAATACGACTACGGCAACGATGAACTGGCATTCCTGCTCGCTCACGATAGCGATCCGTTCAATCGTTGGGAAGCGGGACAGCGCCTGGCGACGCGCGAACTGCTCGCGCTTGCGGAACAAGTGAGGCAGGCACGATCGCTCGAGATGAGCGACACGCTGATCAATGCATTCCGTAGCGTGCTGACCGACGAATCGCTCTCGCCGTCGTTTCGTGCGTTGTCATTGACGTTGCCCACGGAGATCTACCTCGCGGAACGGATGGCGGTGTCCGACCCGGCTGCCGTGCACGCGGCGCGGCGATATGTGCGTCAGCGCTTGGGGCAGGCGCTGAGGGAAGCGTGGCTCGCAACCTACGAGCGGCACCTGACGCCTGGCGTCTACGAGGCTACGGCCGAAGCCGCGGGTCGCCGTGCGCTGAAGTGTTCCGCGCTTGCGTACCTTTCGGAACTCGACGATCCCGCGGATGCGGTGCGGCTTGCAACGAGGCAATACGACATGGCGAACAACATGACGGATCGAATCGGTGCGCTGTCCGCTTTGCTGAACGCCGCAGCCGGCACAGGCGATGACGTTGCGAATCGACCGCTCGATGACTTTTACACGCGCTTCGAACACGATCCGCTCGTGATCGATAAGTGGTTTGCGCTTCAAGCCACGCAGCGTGGCCACGCTCAATGCCCCGTCATCGACGTCGTACGCGCGCTGACGCACCATCGCGCATTCACGCTCAAGAACCCCAATCGTGCTCGCGCGCTGATCTCGAGTTTCTGTGGGGCCAATCCGTCGCAATTCCACGCAACGGACGGGTCGGGCTACGCCTTCTGGGTCGAACAGGTACTCGCGCTCGACGCGATCAATCCGCAGGTTGCGGCGCGCCTCGCACGGACGCTCGAATTATGGCGCCGCTTTACGCCGGTGCTGAGTGCCCAGATGCGCACTGCGCTCGAACAAGTGGAGCTGAACGCCAGGTCCCTCGACGTTCGTGAAATCGTTCAAAAGGCATTGGTTTAA
- the tldD gene encoding metalloprotease TldD: protein MKYGLDLSTQPAAIGGVRSLARVALLERHGIDEAQLASALTLAMGAGGNFADIFLQETSAESWSLEGGAVRGGSFRCDSGFGVRVMRGEEATFASAQRIDADSLRRVSMQVRGAEAPSNIAFAHQATQSPFAHSFYEARDPLGAIEAAEKIALLKKVDQWARSRDSRVIEVNAMLSATYETIWIARCDGLSSGDVRPLLVLSINVRVKSGTRLESASGGIGGRYSVQTWTDEALRTFIDGRVDAALMKLESRPAPAGKMTVVVGPGWNGVLLHEAVGHGLEADGIRRGTSAFAGRLGERVAPESVTIVDDGTLHGRRGSLNIDDEGCPTQRTALIENGVLCGYMQDSLSARLMGMKATGNGRREGYAVLPMPRMTNTFMLNGERDPKEIVESVRSGIYVAGLEGGQVDITSGQFVFEASEAYLIENGKITVPVKGATITGNGPETIRKISLVGNDLELDTGRATCGKAGQSVPVGVGQPTVRVDEMTVGGTA from the coding sequence ATGAAGTACGGTTTAGACCTGAGCACGCAGCCGGCTGCAATCGGAGGTGTTCGCTCTCTGGCTCGCGTCGCACTGCTGGAAAGGCACGGGATCGACGAAGCGCAGCTTGCTTCGGCATTGACGCTTGCGATGGGTGCAGGCGGGAATTTCGCGGACATTTTTCTGCAAGAGACGAGTGCGGAATCGTGGTCGTTGGAGGGCGGGGCCGTTCGTGGCGGTTCGTTCCGCTGCGATTCCGGATTCGGCGTTCGCGTGATGAGGGGCGAAGAGGCGACGTTTGCCAGCGCGCAGCGGATCGACGCGGATTCGCTTCGACGCGTTTCCATGCAGGTCCGCGGCGCGGAGGCGCCATCGAACATCGCTTTCGCTCATCAGGCTACGCAATCCCCGTTTGCGCATTCCTTTTACGAGGCACGCGATCCTTTGGGGGCGATCGAAGCGGCCGAGAAGATCGCGCTTCTGAAAAAGGTCGATCAGTGGGCTCGGTCTCGCGACTCACGGGTTATCGAAGTGAATGCGATGCTCAGCGCCACGTATGAAACGATCTGGATTGCCCGGTGCGATGGACTCAGTTCGGGAGACGTGCGCCCGCTTCTCGTCCTCTCGATCAATGTCCGCGTCAAATCGGGCACGCGGCTGGAGAGTGCGAGTGGAGGGATCGGCGGGCGATACAGCGTGCAAACTTGGACTGACGAGGCGTTGCGCACGTTTATCGATGGTCGAGTGGATGCGGCGCTGATGAAACTCGAGTCGCGGCCGGCTCCTGCCGGAAAAATGACCGTTGTCGTCGGTCCCGGCTGGAATGGCGTGCTGCTACACGAAGCCGTGGGGCACGGGCTGGAAGCGGATGGGATTCGTCGGGGTACATCGGCGTTTGCTGGGCGCCTCGGCGAGAGAGTTGCCCCCGAAAGCGTCACGATCGTCGACGACGGAACGCTTCACGGCAGGCGCGGTTCGTTGAATATCGACGATGAAGGGTGTCCGACGCAGCGCACCGCGTTGATCGAGAACGGCGTGTTGTGCGGCTATATGCAAGACTCGTTGAGTGCACGGCTGATGGGGATGAAGGCAACGGGCAACGGCCGCCGCGAAGGGTATGCCGTGCTGCCGATGCCGCGAATGACGAACACTTTCATGTTGAACGGCGAGCGTGACCCGAAGGAAATCGTCGAGTCGGTAAGAAGCGGAATTTACGTCGCCGGTCTTGAAGGCGGGCAAGTCGATATCACGAGCGGCCAGTTCGTTTTCGAAGCGTCCGAAGCCTATCTCATCGAAAACGGGAAGATCACGGTGCCTGTCAAAGGGGCGACGATTACCGGCAATGGGCCCGAAACCATCCGGAAAATTAGCCTGGTCGGAAATGACCTCGAACTCGACACCGGCAGGGCAACCTGCGGTAAGGCGGGGCAATCGGTGCCGGTGGGCGTTGGTCAACCGACTGTGCGGGTCGATGAAATGACCGTCGGCGGGACGGCGTAG
- a CDS encoding metallopeptidase TldD-related protein — MNARQIPTQQCAVLFEPTAALALLNEFVAASSGDALYRTGSFLKDRLGAALFPKHVRVREDPFLKRAMGSRCFDSDGIPGSRRMVVKDGCLQGYFLGLYAARRLGVQPTGNGYGPHNLEVGSTLTANGDDFTGMLKKLSRGLVVTEMVGGGVNRLTGDFSRAAKGFWVENGVIQFPVAGITLASNLREMFSGLQAIGNDTITRGSSTSGSWLIETMKVGGA, encoded by the coding sequence TTGAACGCCAGGCAAATTCCGACGCAGCAATGCGCCGTTTTATTCGAACCGACGGCTGCGCTAGCGCTTCTCAATGAGTTTGTCGCGGCGTCGTCGGGTGACGCGCTTTATCGAACGGGTTCATTTCTGAAAGATCGTCTTGGGGCGGCGCTGTTTCCCAAGCACGTTCGAGTTCGTGAAGATCCATTCTTGAAACGTGCAATGGGAAGCCGCTGCTTCGACAGCGACGGTATTCCTGGATCTCGGCGAATGGTGGTGAAAGACGGTTGCCTGCAAGGGTACTTCTTGGGTCTTTATGCCGCGCGTCGCTTAGGGGTGCAACCGACAGGCAATGGCTACGGGCCGCATAACCTCGAGGTTGGAAGCACGTTGACTGCGAACGGCGACGATTTCACCGGCATGCTCAAAAAGCTGAGCCGCGGGCTCGTCGTGACGGAGATGGTCGGTGGCGGCGTGAATCGTTTGACCGGCGATTTCTCGCGTGCGGCGAAAGGCTTCTGGGTAGAAAACGGAGTGATTCAGTTTCCGGTGGCCGGCATCACACTCGCATCGAATCTGAGGGAGATGTTTAGCGGGTTGCAGGCAATCGGCAACGATACGATCACTCGAGGATCATCGACGTCGGGATCCTGGCTGATCGAAACCATGAAGGTGGGGGGAGCCTGA
- a CDS encoding Fis family transcriptional regulator: MKNWTYRLSQSNREQRAIKTELLPLPKPIRDVLSLEYHLQLEALRAGAGSLMALQILMRVAMAAGMLSELGYGKPGLDSLDDYEHVANEAFFAGQDGRFGLDNKAFRLFAGLLTNHDAQLEVAPVRVIDGIAKYLEQHGGAA, from the coding sequence GTGAAAAATTGGACTTATCGCCTCAGCCAATCCAATCGTGAGCAAAGAGCGATCAAAACGGAGTTGTTGCCTTTGCCGAAGCCGATTCGGGACGTGCTGTCGTTGGAGTATCACCTTCAACTGGAGGCGTTGCGTGCCGGTGCCGGGTCTTTGATGGCACTTCAGATTCTGATGAGAGTCGCGATGGCCGCGGGGATGTTGAGCGAACTCGGGTACGGCAAGCCGGGACTCGATTCGCTCGACGACTACGAACATGTCGCGAACGAGGCCTTCTTTGCCGGACAGGATGGGCGGTTCGGCCTCGACAACAAGGCGTTCCGGCTTTTCGCGGGACTGCTGACGAATCACGATGCTCAACTGGAAGTTGCTCCGGTAAGGGTGATCGACGGCATAGCAAAATATTTGGAACAGCATGGTGGGGCAGCATGA